The nucleotide window CCGACCAGCACATCGCGATCCGCCGCAGTCACGGCATCCTCGAGCGTGGCCGCATCCACGACACCCGTAACCATCTCGATAAACGCAAGAAGAAAATCACTTGAAAGGAAACCCAGGGCGGGGTCCGTGCTTTGAAGGTCATCCCTGTCTGTCAGGTAGTACTCCGGTGTCAAGGCCCACCCGTAGTAGAAATACGAAATCGGATACATCAGGCACGGACAGATCGCGGAATCCAGCTCGCCATTGCAGTGGAAGGCGCCCCCTTCAAGTACGTCCGCAGTGTCCGGATCAGATGGACACAGCAGAATCATTGCGTCGCTCATATACTCGGGGTAAATGGAAGCTCCTTCCGGGGTCCATATCAAAATCGCTTCGCTGGTTACTTGGTCGCATGCCGTACCGTCACGGAACCGAAGCGGAGGAAACTTCTCCCCCTGCGATTCGTTTGCATACATTTTGAAAATCAACCCCATTTGTTTGAGGTTGTTGGCGCAGCTGGCCCGGCGTGCGGCTTCCCTGGCCCGCGCGAGTGCTGGCAACAAGATCGCCGCCAATATCCCGATGATGGCTACTACGACGAGCAGCTCGATCAGGGTAAATCCTCGATACCTCATGGCTCTCTCCCCAAGACCGGGACACTCCTCCTCAGGAGTCCTGTCAATAAAAACCCGCGCCATCCTGCTAACCATTGTATCACGAAAATCAATGGAATATATCCGGAAATTCCCGATAATTCCGAATTTACCCATCTCGAAATCCATCTTGACGGAAAGTCTGGGCCGGTCTCTTGTCCCGGACCAGTTGCAATTATACCATATATTATGCGACTTGCAATAATAATTATACGAATCGAGAAAAAACCAACCATTAACGACGGCGTGAATCCTGCGTAAACAATCAATTCTGTGCTGGAAACTGTGCGGGGGCGGATACATCCGGTGGGGTCGATGTTCTTGGACAGACAGCGGCTGCCGCCGGGCCCGTTCGGTCACGCAAGCTCCTCCCAAGGAGCTTTGGACGAGATACCTCGTCCGGGGACATAGAGCGGCCAGCCGCGCGGGCGCACGGTCGCGCCTGGTAATGATGGCTGGTTGCCTCATTACGCTCGCATCTGAGGTTGGTCTTGGCGGCCAACCCGCGCCCTGCGTCAAATCATTATCATGGCTTCGGGTGTAACGTAAAACTTGCCTCACGCGCCGCACTTGGGTAGCCTACCGGAAGGTTAGACATAAGGAGCCTCCTGTATGAATCTTACGCCGGTCATCTGGCGAGCAGGGGAACTATCCATAATCGACCAAACGCTGTTGCCGCTGGAGTATCGGGAGGTTCGCCTGGACTCGCTGCAAGCCGTCTGGGATGCGATCCGCAGCCTTCGGGTCCGTGGAGCGCCGGCCATCGGAGTCTGTGCGGCATTCGGCGTGGTGGTATGCCTGCGCGAAAACCGCCCACAAGACGTCTCGGCCGCTCTGCGGACGGTGGACGAGGCGGCGGGACGTCTGGAAACCGCACGGCCGACCGCGGTCAATCTGTTCTGGGCTTTGCGCCGGATGCAGCATGCGGCCCGGGAACACGCGGGCACCGTGTCCGTGCAGGGCTTCATGGACGCACTCGAGACGGAAGCGTGCGCCATCCGCGACGAGGACACGGCCTGCTGCCGGCGAATAGGCGATTTTGGCGCTGCACTGATCCCTGAAGGCGGCGGGGTGTTGACCTATTGCAATGCCGGTGCATTGGCGACGAGCGCCTATGGCACCGCTCTTGCGGCGATGTATCGCGCCCACGAGCAAGGCCGCTCCTTTCACGTCTACGCAAGCGAGACCCGGCCTCTGCTGCAAGGCGCCCGTTTGACCGCCTGGGAACTGATGCGCGCCGGTATCAAGGTCACTCTCATCTGCGACAACATGGCCGCGCAAGTCATGCGCGAGGGCCGTGTCCAGCTCGTGCTGACCGGTGCGGACCGCATCGCCGCAAATGGCGACACGGCCAACAAGATCGGCACGTACGGGCTTGCGGTGCTTGCAGCAGCCCACGGGGTGCCGTTTTACGTCGCCGCCCCTTTGTCGACGTTCGATCCGGCGGCCGCGAACGGGGACGCCATTCCCATTGAGCACCGTCCCGGCGGCGAGATCACCGATGGCCTCGGCAAGCGCATAGCTCCAGAGGGTGTGGACGCGTACAACCCGGCTTTTGATGTAACGCCGGCGCGTCTGATCGCGGGAATTGTCACGGAAAGGGGTATATTGCGGCCGCCTTTCCTGAATTCAATCAGCGAGTGCTTCTGACGGCATACGAAAGCAACGTGGGATTTGCCAGGATGATCGAGAAACTCGTAGAAGTCATAGCCGGGGCTACCGAAGAGCAATTCCGCGAGATTTCCCTCGAGGACGCGGCGTTGTGCCGGACCTGGTGCGAGGCCCAAGAGCGGCACAACAGGAAGAAGGAGGTATGCGAGACTGCGCAGGCGCAGCTTGATGCGTGGCTGGCGGAACACGCGCAGCAGCCACCGGATTCGGAGGGCCATCGGTACCAGTGGGTCCTGCGCGACCTCATAGATGTGGTGCAAAGGGGCGAGCTCTTCGGGCTGGAAAGGGATGAACTGGATTTCCTTTGTTGCGTGTACGTGTTGGCGGATCGGTTTGTGGATCGAACCGTGTACGCGCGCGTGCGCTCTGTGCTGGCGCCCTACTTGAACGAAATCGAGGTTCGGCGCAAGGAACTTCCGGATTACCTTCGGCTGACCGGTCTGGCAAAGCGCGTGCATTTCGTGGATGCCAAGGAGCTTGAAGACGCGCCGCATGTCGCGGCTCGCTCGATTGCGGGCATCGGGATCTCTGCCAGAGGCCCCTTGCGCCGGTATTCGGGGCACGTCAAGCTGCTAGGCAATGTTCCGGATGATTGCACCCTTGTGGTCGAGAACGGCTGTTGCAGCGTGGCGGGATACGTGATGGGACGGCTCGCCGTTACGCATCACTGTGACGTTCGTCACAACATTTCGGGTGTTGTCATCTCAAGTATGGGCAGCATTCGCGCCCGGAACATCATCGACCAGGCCTACGTTGTGGCGAAAGCGGGGAGCGTGCATGTTTGCCGCGTCGAGAACCCAAGATTGCTTTTTGCGGGCGAACGCCTGGTGGTCGTGGATACCATTCGCCGGGGCAATATCATCGCACCCGATA belongs to Candidatus Hydrogenedentota bacterium and includes:
- a CDS encoding DUF1559 domain-containing protein, which translates into the protein MRYRGFTLIELLVVVAIIGILAAILLPALARAREAARRASCANNLKQMGLIFKMYANESQGEKFPPLRFRDGTACDQVTSEAILIWTPEGASIYPEYMSDAMILLCPSDPDTADVLEGGAFHCNGELDSAICPCLMYPISYFYYGWALTPEYYLTDRDDLQSTDPALGFLSSDFLLAFIEMVTGVVDAATLEDAVTAADRDVLVGEKTAYRLREGIERFFVTDVNNPAAGSIAQSRLVVMHDSANADVTVNSVDLLGNPYTVNEFNHVPGGGNVLFMDGHVEFIRYPGEFPICASWSILFAHVKNLL
- the mtnA gene encoding S-methyl-5-thioribose-1-phosphate isomerase produces the protein MNLTPVIWRAGELSIIDQTLLPLEYREVRLDSLQAVWDAIRSLRVRGAPAIGVCAAFGVVVCLRENRPQDVSAALRTVDEAAGRLETARPTAVNLFWALRRMQHAAREHAGTVSVQGFMDALETEACAIRDEDTACCRRIGDFGAALIPEGGGVLTYCNAGALATSAYGTALAAMYRAHEQGRSFHVYASETRPLLQGARLTAWELMRAGIKVTLICDNMAAQVMREGRVQLVLTGADRIAANGDTANKIGTYGLAVLAAAHGVPFYVAAPLSTFDPAAANGDAIPIEHRPGGEITDGLGKRIAPEGVDAYNPAFDVTPARLIAGIVTERGILRPPFLNSISECF